The proteins below come from a single Caulobacter flavus genomic window:
- a CDS encoding alpha/beta fold hydrolase, with the protein MTDRQALVFLPGLLCDARLWRDQADDLADIADPTIADLTLDDSVAAMAARVLEAAPERFALAGLSMGGYVAFEILHQAPHRVERLALLATSAAPDTPARAENRRRAMAAVQVGRFLGVTQRMLPQLLHASRLDEPLGAEVKAMAARVGGPAFLRQQSAILGRPDSRPLLASITVPTLVAVGDSDQLTPPAESQAIHAAIAGSRLHVFEACGHLPAMERPDETTALLRAWLTET; encoded by the coding sequence ATGACCGACCGCCAAGCCCTCGTCTTCCTGCCCGGCCTGCTGTGCGACGCCCGCCTGTGGCGCGACCAGGCCGACGACCTGGCCGACATCGCCGATCCGACCATCGCCGACCTGACGCTGGACGACAGCGTCGCGGCCATGGCCGCCCGGGTGCTGGAGGCCGCGCCCGAGCGCTTCGCCCTGGCCGGCCTGTCGATGGGCGGCTACGTCGCCTTCGAGATCCTGCACCAGGCGCCGCACCGCGTGGAGCGATTGGCGCTGCTGGCCACCAGCGCCGCGCCCGACACGCCGGCCCGCGCCGAGAACCGCCGCCGGGCCATGGCGGCGGTGCAGGTCGGGCGTTTCCTGGGCGTCACCCAGCGGATGCTGCCGCAGTTGCTGCATGCCTCGCGGCTGGACGAACCGCTGGGCGCCGAGGTCAAGGCGATGGCCGCCCGCGTCGGCGGCCCGGCCTTCCTGCGCCAGCAGAGCGCCATCCTGGGCCGGCCGGACTCGCGCCCGCTTCTGGCGTCGATCACCGTCCCGACGCTGGTGGCGGTCGGCGACAGCGACCAGTTGACCCCGCCCGCCGAGTCCCAGGCGATCCACGCCGCCATCGCCGGCTCTCGTCTTCACGTCTTCGAGGCTTGCGGACACCTGCCGGCCATGGAACGTCCCGACGAGACGACCGCCCTGCTGCGCGCCTGGCTGACGGAGACCTGA
- a CDS encoding glycoside hydrolase family 53 protein, whose protein sequence is MSGHLRKLGLGLIASLMASTAAVAAEPAKGPKTYLGVDISYANEMDDCGAVYRSGDKTVEQYQFFKDAGSNIARIRLWNDPQWTNYSNIADVTKSIKRAKAAGLQVLLDFHYSDDWADGDKQLAPKAWEKLSTPDQAKALYAFTYDTLTKLDAQGLMPDLVQVGNETNGEIVSSLAKAKDPINWERNALLFNAGIKAVRDAGAKGSKNPRVMLHIAQPDTVEDWFAAAAKAGVTDYDMIGISYYSKWSKRSMAQLGESINRLRHTYAADVVVVETSYPFTTEGADSSPNLLGEDSLIAGYPATQEGQKKYLIDLTQLVFASGGTGVFYWEPAWVSTKCKTRWGTGSNWENSTLFDFKGQPVEGIKWLSTTYAMPVETTFRVAAGDKASAFIDGDFLGGAGPRPMVREGSDFVYRTRLMPGASVTVATAPTAAAVEAASAVTATISAKPSAVRLPAQP, encoded by the coding sequence ATGTCGGGACATCTTCGGAAGCTGGGCCTGGGTCTTATCGCCAGCCTGATGGCCTCCACCGCCGCCGTCGCGGCCGAACCCGCCAAGGGACCCAAGACGTATCTGGGCGTCGACATCTCCTACGCCAACGAGATGGACGACTGCGGCGCGGTCTACCGCTCGGGCGACAAGACCGTCGAGCAGTACCAGTTCTTCAAGGACGCCGGCTCGAACATCGCCCGCATCCGGCTGTGGAACGACCCGCAGTGGACGAACTACTCGAACATCGCCGACGTCACCAAGAGCATCAAGCGCGCCAAGGCCGCCGGCCTGCAGGTGCTGCTCGACTTCCACTATTCGGACGACTGGGCCGACGGCGACAAGCAGCTGGCCCCCAAGGCCTGGGAAAAGCTGTCGACGCCGGACCAGGCCAAGGCGCTCTACGCCTTCACCTATGACACCCTGACCAAGCTGGACGCCCAGGGCCTGATGCCCGACCTGGTGCAGGTGGGTAACGAGACCAACGGCGAGATCGTCTCCAGCCTGGCCAAGGCCAAGGATCCGATCAATTGGGAGCGCAACGCGCTGCTGTTCAACGCCGGCATCAAGGCCGTGCGCGACGCGGGCGCCAAGGGCTCGAAGAACCCGCGGGTGATGCTGCACATCGCCCAGCCCGACACCGTCGAGGACTGGTTCGCGGCCGCCGCCAAGGCCGGCGTCACCGACTACGACATGATCGGCATCAGCTACTACAGCAAGTGGTCCAAGCGCTCGATGGCGCAGCTGGGCGAGTCCATCAACCGCCTGCGCCACACCTATGCGGCCGACGTGGTGGTGGTCGAGACGTCCTATCCCTTCACCACCGAAGGCGCCGACAGCTCGCCCAACCTGCTGGGCGAAGACTCCCTGATCGCCGGCTATCCGGCGACGCAGGAGGGCCAGAAGAAGTACCTGATCGACCTGACCCAGCTGGTCTTCGCCAGCGGCGGCACGGGCGTCTTCTACTGGGAGCCGGCCTGGGTCTCGACCAAGTGCAAGACCCGCTGGGGCACGGGCTCCAACTGGGAGAACTCGACCCTGTTCGACTTCAAGGGCCAGCCGGTCGAAGGGATCAAGTGGCTGTCGACGACCTACGCCATGCCGGTCGAGACGACCTTCAGAGTGGCGGCGGGCGACAAGGCCTCGGCCTTCATCGACGGCGATTTCCTGGGCGGGGCCGGCCCGCGCCCGATGGTCCGCGAAGGCTCAGACTTCGTCTATCGCACGCGCCTGATGCCGGGCGCCTCGGTGACCGTGGCCACGGCCCCGACGGCGGCGGCGGTGGAGGCGGCTTCGGCTGTTACCGCGACCATTTCGGCCAAGCCCAGCGCCGTGCGGTTGCCCGCCCAGCCCTGA
- a CDS encoding TonB-dependent receptor — MTRQSMLLAAASGLSLLAVSSAAWAQDAAPASDTQVEEVVVTGVRKSLRDALGVKQGSDKVVEAISAKDIGQLPDVTIAESIARLPGVNATRDRGNDSQAVVRGLGARLVLGTINNREVASSEPDRNVRWEVYPSEVVQGVQVYKSQSADLIAGGVAATINIQTIDPLDYRGPSVVLRAGPVYYDGGKDIPDYGQTGYRASGSFVHKFNDDLAMVLGLTSQKQKNGYVSFQGWGWNDSNIRTPVGASDYSGDLNGDGIADATPWGLQLEVKKLEQKRDGVSTGLQWKPSDNFELKFDALYSNIKIREDQDQAVYARNRGNWNNGNWGDYNGAGASYTLENNAVVAATLPYGSITSILARYTEDKTLFATGLNGKWNKDQWTIAGDISYSKAERENNWRAVRMDSWPSSLSYDVRAGAKPFVTASQDPISMVQTAQAGKAGENGGQNDGLEHLNDELVAGALDFTRDLSGTFKSLQFGFRVSDRTKDHSQGQWFVCANPGNLSNIYDASLQDEWGNCLQSTTVPASLLSSYTIGGFNVPGVITGDIDAVGRAIYGDNAFNYANARDNLAQRWKVNEKVGEAYAKLNFAADSFAGSWLTGNVGVRVVTTKTSSDGYRQDAGAATFTAVTVDNDYTDVLPSANAKFDFGDGKVVRLGLAQVVARPPLDELRASKTLSTWAPYTGSGGNPNLKPFKAVQFDLSGEWYFRPEALVALAYYYKDVDTYIGWTQTPETYGTTTYAVATPVNGGGGYIQGVEATFQTPFFFLPSGLDKFGVYSNYAYVDSDLNEMTPSTKPLSLTGLAKHTATVDLWYSNGPIEARLGYKYHSPMTVIYGWNGSELQTLGTEKTLDFSTSYQINDMVGVRFQANNLTNRAMRTYRDGDENRLGRYDIYGRRFLMDVTVKF; from the coding sequence ATGACCCGACAATCCATGCTGCTCGCCGCCGCCAGCGGTCTGAGCCTGCTCGCCGTTTCGTCCGCCGCCTGGGCGCAGGACGCGGCTCCCGCTTCCGACACCCAGGTCGAGGAAGTCGTCGTCACCGGCGTGCGCAAGAGCCTGCGCGACGCCCTGGGCGTGAAGCAAGGCTCCGACAAGGTGGTCGAGGCGATCTCGGCCAAGGACATCGGCCAGCTGCCCGACGTGACGATCGCCGAGTCGATCGCCCGCCTGCCCGGCGTCAACGCCACCCGTGACCGAGGCAACGACAGCCAGGCGGTGGTACGCGGCCTGGGCGCCCGCCTCGTGCTGGGCACCATCAACAACCGTGAAGTCGCCTCGTCCGAGCCCGACCGCAACGTCCGCTGGGAAGTCTACCCCTCGGAAGTCGTCCAGGGCGTGCAGGTCTACAAGTCGCAGTCGGCCGACCTGATCGCCGGCGGCGTCGCGGCCACCATCAACATCCAGACGATCGACCCGCTGGACTACCGCGGTCCGTCGGTCGTGCTGCGCGCCGGCCCCGTCTATTACGACGGCGGCAAGGACATCCCGGACTACGGCCAGACCGGCTACCGCGCCAGCGGCTCGTTCGTGCACAAGTTCAACGACGACCTGGCCATGGTGCTGGGCCTGACCTCGCAGAAGCAGAAGAACGGCTACGTGTCGTTCCAGGGCTGGGGTTGGAACGACTCCAACATCCGCACCCCCGTCGGCGCCAGCGACTACAGCGGCGACCTGAACGGCGACGGCATCGCCGACGCCACCCCGTGGGGCCTGCAGCTGGAGGTCAAGAAGCTCGAGCAGAAGCGCGACGGCGTCTCCACCGGCCTGCAGTGGAAGCCGAGCGACAACTTCGAACTGAAGTTCGACGCCCTCTATTCGAACATCAAGATCCGCGAAGACCAGGACCAGGCCGTCTATGCCCGCAACCGCGGCAACTGGAACAACGGCAACTGGGGCGACTACAACGGCGCCGGCGCGTCCTACACGCTGGAAAACAACGCCGTCGTCGCCGCGACCCTGCCTTACGGCTCGATCACCTCGATCCTGGCTCGCTACACCGAAGACAAGACGCTGTTCGCCACCGGCCTGAACGGCAAGTGGAACAAGGACCAGTGGACCATCGCCGGCGACATCTCGTACTCGAAGGCCGAGCGCGAGAACAACTGGCGCGCCGTCCGTATGGACAGCTGGCCCTCGTCGCTGAGCTATGACGTCCGCGCCGGCGCCAAGCCGTTCGTGACCGCCTCGCAGGACCCGATCTCGATGGTCCAGACCGCTCAAGCCGGCAAGGCCGGCGAGAACGGCGGCCAGAACGACGGCCTGGAGCACCTGAACGACGAACTCGTGGCCGGGGCCCTGGACTTCACCCGCGACCTGAGCGGCACGTTCAAGAGCCTGCAGTTCGGCTTCCGCGTGTCGGACCGCACCAAGGATCACAGCCAGGGCCAGTGGTTCGTCTGCGCGAACCCGGGCAACCTGAGCAACATCTACGACGCCAGCCTGCAGGACGAGTGGGGCAACTGCCTGCAGTCGACCACCGTGCCGGCCAGCCTGCTCAGCTCCTACACCATCGGCGGCTTCAACGTTCCGGGCGTCATCACCGGCGACATCGACGCCGTCGGCCGTGCGATCTACGGCGACAACGCGTTCAACTACGCCAACGCCCGCGACAACCTGGCCCAGCGCTGGAAGGTCAACGAGAAGGTCGGCGAGGCCTACGCCAAGCTGAACTTCGCCGCCGACAGCTTCGCCGGTTCGTGGCTGACGGGTAACGTCGGCGTGCGCGTGGTCACCACCAAGACCAGCAGCGACGGCTACCGCCAGGACGCCGGCGCGGCCACCTTCACCGCCGTGACGGTCGACAACGACTATACCGACGTCCTGCCCTCGGCGAACGCCAAGTTCGACTTCGGCGACGGCAAGGTCGTGCGCCTGGGCCTGGCCCAGGTCGTGGCCCGTCCGCCGCTCGACGAACTGCGCGCCAGCAAGACCCTCAGCACCTGGGCGCCCTACACCGGCTCGGGCGGCAATCCGAACCTGAAGCCGTTCAAGGCCGTCCAGTTCGACCTGTCGGGCGAGTGGTACTTCCGTCCGGAAGCCCTGGTGGCCCTGGCCTACTACTACAAGGACGTCGACACCTACATCGGCTGGACCCAGACCCCCGAGACCTACGGCACGACCACCTATGCGGTGGCGACCCCGGTCAACGGCGGCGGCGGCTACATCCAGGGCGTCGAGGCGACCTTCCAGACGCCGTTCTTCTTCCTGCCCTCGGGCCTGGACAAGTTCGGCGTCTACTCGAACTACGCCTATGTCGACTCCGACCTGAACGAGATGACGCCGTCGACCAAGCCGCTGTCGCTGACCGGCCTGGCCAAGCACACCGCGACGGTCGACCTCTGGTACTCCAACGGTCCGATCGAAGCCCGCCTGGGCTACAAGTACCACAGCCCGATGACCGTGATTTACGGCTGGAACGGCTCGGAACTGCAGACCCTGGGTACGGAAAAGACCCTGGACTTCAGCACCTCGTACCAGATCAACGACATGGTCGGCGTGCGCTTCCAGGCCAACAACCTGACCAACCGCGCCATGCGCACCTACCGCGACGGCGACGAAAACCGCCTGGGCCGCTACGACATCTATGGTCGTCGCTTCCTGATGGACGTCACGGTTAAGTTCTAA
- a CDS encoding MFS transporter — translation MADAVATSGAKNGEVVQRKDALVIGAASVGTVFEWYDFYLYGSLATYITHHFFSGVNETTGYIFALLAFAAGFAVRPFGALVFGRLGDLWGRKNTFLVTMLLMGLSTFVVGLLPSYEQIGVAAPIALVLMRLIQGLALGGEYGGAATYVAEHAPHGRRGFYTSFIQITATFGLFLSLVVILATRSTVGEDAFQAFGWRIPFLISIALLGVSLWIRLQLSESPSFQKMVDEGKGTKQPLKDSFARWGNLKIVILALVGLTAGQAVVWYTGQFYALFFLEKMLKVDGAVANTLVAIALLIGTPFFVVCGWLSDKIGRKPIIMLGCALAALTYFPLFKTLTSAANPQLAAATASAPVTVVADPADCSFQFDPVGKTVFNTSCDLAKSYLAKAGVSYENQPVAAGEVAEVRIGETVLPSFRGETLSKEQFAVEKKAWEAKLGEALKTAGYPEKADPAKINKPLVVFVLTLLVIYVTMVYGPVAAMLVEMFPTNIRYTSMSLPYHIGNGWFGGFLPTTAFAMVAATGNIYYGLWYPIVVAAVTAIIGMLFLKETKDVDIEA, via the coding sequence ATGGCGGACGCCGTCGCGACGTCGGGCGCAAAGAACGGAGAGGTCGTTCAGCGCAAGGACGCACTGGTCATCGGCGCGGCGTCGGTGGGCACGGTCTTCGAGTGGTACGACTTCTACCTGTACGGCTCGCTGGCCACCTACATCACCCACCACTTCTTCTCGGGCGTGAACGAGACCACGGGCTACATCTTCGCCCTGCTGGCCTTCGCGGCCGGCTTCGCCGTGCGGCCGTTCGGCGCTCTGGTGTTCGGACGCCTGGGCGACCTGTGGGGCCGCAAGAACACCTTCCTCGTCACCATGCTGCTGATGGGCCTGTCGACCTTCGTGGTCGGCCTGCTGCCCAGCTACGAGCAGATCGGCGTCGCGGCCCCCATCGCGCTGGTGCTGATGCGCCTGATCCAAGGCCTGGCCCTGGGCGGCGAGTACGGCGGCGCGGCCACCTACGTGGCCGAGCACGCCCCGCATGGGCGGCGCGGCTTCTACACCAGCTTCATCCAGATCACCGCGACCTTCGGCCTGTTCCTGAGCCTGGTGGTGATCCTGGCCACGCGCTCGACCGTCGGCGAGGACGCCTTCCAGGCCTTCGGCTGGCGCATTCCGTTCCTGATCTCGATCGCCCTCCTAGGCGTGTCGCTTTGGATCCGCCTGCAGCTTTCCGAAAGCCCGTCGTTCCAGAAGATGGTCGACGAGGGCAAGGGCACCAAGCAGCCGCTGAAGGACAGCTTCGCCCGCTGGGGCAACCTGAAGATCGTCATCCTGGCCCTGGTGGGCCTGACCGCCGGCCAGGCCGTGGTCTGGTACACCGGCCAGTTCTACGCCCTGTTCTTCCTGGAGAAGATGCTCAAGGTCGACGGCGCCGTGGCCAACACCCTGGTGGCCATCGCCCTGCTGATCGGCACGCCGTTCTTCGTGGTCTGCGGCTGGCTGTCGGACAAGATCGGCCGCAAGCCGATCATCATGCTGGGCTGCGCCCTGGCCGCCCTGACCTACTTCCCGCTGTTCAAGACCCTGACCAGCGCGGCCAACCCGCAACTGGCAGCGGCCACGGCCTCGGCGCCGGTGACCGTGGTCGCAGACCCGGCCGACTGCTCGTTCCAGTTCGATCCCGTCGGCAAGACGGTGTTCAACACCTCCTGCGACCTGGCCAAATCCTACCTGGCCAAGGCCGGCGTCAGCTACGAGAACCAGCCGGTGGCCGCCGGCGAGGTGGCCGAGGTCCGCATCGGCGAGACCGTCCTGCCCTCGTTCCGCGGCGAGACCCTCTCGAAGGAACAGTTCGCCGTCGAGAAGAAAGCCTGGGAGGCCAAGCTCGGCGAGGCCCTGAAGACGGCCGGCTATCCGGAAAAGGCCGACCCGGCCAAGATCAACAAGCCGCTGGTGGTCTTCGTCCTGACCCTGCTGGTGATCTACGTCACCATGGTCTACGGCCCGGTGGCGGCCATGCTGGTCGAGATGTTCCCGACCAATATCCGCTACACCTCGATGAGCCTGCCCTACCACATCGGCAACGGCTGGTTCGGCGGCTTCCTGCCGACCACGGCCTTCGCCATGGTCGCGGCTACGGGCAACATCTACTACGGCCTCTGGTACCCGATCGTCGTGGCCGCCGTGACGGCGATCATCGGGATGCTGTTCCTGAAGGAAACCAAGGACGTGGATATCGAAGCGTAG
- a CDS encoding MFS transporter, producing MTAATLAASPVRDAAQNARRLRRMSLALFLGGFSTFSLLYCVQPLLPTFARTFALSPAQSALALSLSTATLAIAILLAGGAAQRLNLKSLMFGSMALAAACNMAAALAPTWPLLLAARAAEGLLLGGVPAVAMTYLAEETEASDLAAAMGLYVAGTAFGGMAGRVGMGLLLAAFDWRMAMAAIGAVDLVAAVAFFALLPRPRHARTPAPERLSDRLRTWNEAWRRPGLLALFGLGFCLTGVFVALFNYVEFRLEGAPYRLSQTQVGLIFLVYAFGVWSSSTAGRLAQRYGRRRLLLVGLLVILAGIALTLPTSLASVIAGIALVTTGFFIAHAIASGWVGRLAGPAKSQSAALYLLFYYAGSSLAGAVGGWFWRHGAWPAVAGFTAMLAIAGVALALRIPREDPA from the coding sequence ATGACTGCCGCCACCCTCGCCGCCTCTCCCGTCCGGGACGCCGCCCAGAATGCGAGACGCCTGCGCCGGATGTCGCTGGCCCTGTTCCTCGGCGGCTTCTCGACCTTCAGCCTGCTCTACTGCGTGCAGCCCCTGCTGCCGACCTTCGCGCGGACCTTCGCCCTGTCGCCGGCCCAGAGCGCGCTGGCCCTGTCGCTCAGCACCGCCACCCTGGCGATCGCCATCCTGCTGGCCGGCGGCGCGGCCCAGCGGCTGAACCTCAAGAGCCTGATGTTCGGCTCGATGGCGCTGGCGGCCGCCTGCAACATGGCCGCCGCGCTGGCCCCGACCTGGCCGCTGCTGCTGGCCGCCCGCGCCGCCGAAGGGCTGCTGCTGGGCGGCGTGCCGGCCGTGGCCATGACCTACCTGGCCGAGGAGACCGAAGCTTCCGACCTCGCCGCGGCCATGGGCCTCTACGTCGCCGGCACGGCCTTCGGCGGCATGGCCGGACGAGTGGGCATGGGCCTGCTGCTCGCCGCCTTCGACTGGCGCATGGCCATGGCCGCCATCGGCGCCGTCGACCTCGTGGCCGCCGTCGCCTTCTTCGCCCTGCTGCCCAGGCCGCGCCACGCGCGCACGCCCGCGCCCGAGCGCCTCTCCGATCGCCTGCGAACCTGGAATGAGGCCTGGCGGCGGCCCGGCCTGCTGGCCCTGTTCGGCCTGGGCTTCTGCCTGACCGGCGTGTTCGTGGCCCTGTTCAACTACGTCGAGTTCCGGCTGGAAGGCGCGCCCTATCGCCTGAGCCAGACGCAGGTCGGCCTGATCTTCCTGGTCTACGCCTTCGGTGTGTGGTCGTCCTCGACCGCCGGGCGGCTGGCGCAGCGCTACGGCCGTCGCCGCCTGCTGCTGGTCGGCCTCCTCGTCATCCTGGCCGGGATCGCCCTGACCCTGCCGACCAGCCTGGCCAGCGTCATCGCCGGGATCGCCCTGGTCACCACCGGCTTCTTCATCGCCCACGCCATCGCCAGCGGCTGGGTGGGACGGCTGGCCGGACCGGCCAAGAGCCAGTCGGCGGCGCTGTACCTGCTGTTCTACTACGCCGGCTCGAGCCTGGCCGGCGCGGTTGGCGGATGGTTCTGGCGGCACGGCGCCTGGCCAGCCGTCGCCGGCTTCACCGCCATGCTGGCCATTGCCGGTGTCGCCCTGGCCCTGCGCATTCCCCGGGAGGACCCGGCATGA
- a CDS encoding LysR family transcriptional regulator, with protein MELRHIRYFLAVAEEGHFTRAAARIGIGQSPLSQQIKDLEAELGVTLFRRLPTGAELTEAGKAFHAAVRNMPGQAKAAALQAQKAARGESGSLRLGFTGSAVLNRAVQASVRAYRRRYPDVELSLTETNSTHLAAEVAQGALDAAFLRPGAVDLEGLRLHDLDGEEMVAVLPASHPAAAGEQVNLHDLRAEAFILTPRGLGPTVFDAAVEACRRSGFEPILGQPAPQMLSLVALVAAELGVSIVPVSMARLALDGVVFRPIAGGTPIAQLSLATGKTPSPALQNFVRIALGSEG; from the coding sequence GTGGAACTGCGTCACATCCGCTACTTCCTGGCCGTCGCCGAGGAGGGGCACTTCACGCGGGCGGCCGCTCGGATCGGCATCGGCCAGTCGCCGCTGAGCCAGCAGATCAAGGACCTGGAAGCCGAGCTGGGCGTGACCCTGTTCCGGCGCCTGCCGACGGGCGCCGAGCTGACCGAGGCGGGCAAGGCGTTCCACGCCGCCGTGCGCAACATGCCGGGCCAGGCCAAGGCGGCCGCCCTGCAGGCCCAGAAGGCGGCGCGCGGCGAGAGCGGCTCGCTGCGGCTGGGCTTCACGGGCTCGGCGGTGCTCAACCGCGCGGTTCAGGCCTCGGTGAGGGCCTATCGCCGGCGCTATCCGGACGTCGAGCTGTCGCTGACCGAGACCAACAGCACCCACCTGGCGGCCGAGGTCGCGCAGGGGGCGCTGGACGCCGCCTTCCTGCGGCCCGGCGCCGTCGACCTGGAGGGCCTGAGGCTCCACGACCTGGACGGCGAGGAGATGGTGGCCGTGCTGCCGGCCTCGCATCCGGCGGCGGCCGGCGAGCAGGTGAACCTGCACGACCTGCGGGCCGAGGCCTTCATCCTGACGCCGCGCGGTCTTGGGCCCACCGTCTTCGACGCCGCGGTCGAGGCCTGTCGGCGCAGCGGCTTCGAGCCGATCCTGGGCCAGCCCGCGCCGCAGATGCTGTCGCTGGTGGCGCTGGTCGCGGCCGAGCTCGGGGTGTCGATCGTGCCGGTGTCGATGGCCCGGCTGGCGCTGGACGGCGTTGTCTTCCGGCCCATCGCCGGGGGAACGCCGATCGCGCAACTCAGCCTGGCGACTGGGAAAACGCCGTCACCCGCCCTGCAAAACTTTGTCAGGATAGCGCTCGGTTCCGAGGGTTGA